In Bacillota bacterium, one genomic interval encodes:
- a CDS encoding transposase produces MKNKDIVFEKFAYAKELSKFLTMIKYTISLNKGLTTGIMVYIVGLISIINPTANMATDVILGVSHDTITRAICTLHDNFQSIILFFMSVIQAQTPVSGWLIIDDVLLHKENSKHTDYVFKIKDHTTGKYVYGIQIVVLLWSNGIVRIPLGFKVYLDKKAAKKFNKTFKTKLQLAQELLESSIISAIPFDFITFDTWYSSKDLLKFIQSKGLKKLGLQPISERYSLVH; encoded by the coding sequence ATGAAAAATAAGGATATTGTTTTTGAAAAATTTGCTTATGCAAAGGAATTAAGCAAATTCCTTACTATGATCAAATATACGATAAGCCTTAACAAAGGCCTAACAACAGGTATAATGGTTTATATCGTAGGTTTGATTTCGATTATTAATCCTACAGCAAACATGGCTACTGATGTTATTCTTGGAGTCAGCCACGATACTATAACAAGGGCTATTTGTACTCTGCACGATAACTTCCAAAGCATCATACTATTCTTCATGTCTGTGATTCAGGCACAAACGCCTGTCTCTGGTTGGCTGATAATAGATGATGTTTTGCTCCATAAAGAAAATAGCAAGCATACAGATTATGTTTTCAAGATCAAGGATCATACAACAGGTAAGTATGTGTATGGAATCCAAATTGTTGTACTTCTCTGGAGTAATGGAATCGTGCGGATTCCATTAGGCTTCAAAGTCTACCTGGACAAAAAAGCCGCCAAGAAGTTCAACAAAACCTTCAAAACCAAACTGCAGCTTGCGCAAGAATTATTAGAATCGTCTATTATATCGGCAATACCTTTCGATTTCATAACATTTGATACGTGGTATTCTTCAAAAGACCTTCTAAAATTTATACAGAGCAAAGGACTAAAGAAATTAGGTTTACAACCAATCTCAGAAAGATATTCATTAGTACACTAA